In a single window of the Nicotiana tomentosiformis chromosome 10, ASM39032v3, whole genome shotgun sequence genome:
- the LOC104087388 gene encoding F-box/FBD/LRR-repeat protein At1g13570-like, producing the protein MMPPKGKKQYHCQTLTLDMLSSLPENVIDDILVRLPLRDVVRTSILSKKWRYNWCRLPELALDQTLWITKKDLMYFTHKFTKIVNHIMRFHDGPITKFTLFIPYLERSPNIDKLIRFLRRNGIRHLVLRLPIRGNPYELPPSFFTCFELRHLTLQNCSVQPPPACRGFDRLISLELRDVTISSKLLESLISHCLLLEQLVLQISSALSDVIGINAPMLRSFDFTGSMSSICLKRSPLLAKLSLMHREYYVAARKSDIAEFFESFSALEYLHLNDMSFVAGAGEIPTRLSFNLNCVKHLRISSIFLGCWDEVACALCLIKSFPYLQYVEIKVERDDNDIPALECLDVERFSDVSFNHLREVKLIQTNGTIPEMQLMKLLLAVSPGLERMLIEPCLVEDSAAVRLLAELTKFQRASPEAEVVYNLDKHPYNRPV; encoded by the exons ATGATGCCTCCTAAGGGCAAAAAGCAATATCACTGTCAAACTTTAACTCTCGATATGCTTAGCAGCCTCCCTGAGAATGtaattgatgatattcttgtgcgTTTGCCTTTACGAGATGTTGTGAGGACTAGCATCTTATCAAAGAAATGGAGGTATAACTGGTGCAGACTTCCAGAATTGGCGCTTGATCAAACACTCTGGATAACCAAAAAGGATTTAATGTACTTTACACATAAATTTACAAAGATTGTCAACCACATTATGAGATTTCATGATGGACCAATCACAAAGTTCACCCTCTTCATTCCTTATTTGGAAAGATCTCCTAATATTGACAAATTGATACGTTTCCTCCGTAGAAATGGCATTCGGCATCTTGTTCTTAGACTTCCAATCAGGGGTAACCCGTACGAATTGCCGCCTTCATTTTTCACGTGTTTCGAGTTGAGGCATTTGACTCTCCAAAATTGTTCAGTACAACCTCCACCAGCCTGCAGAGGATTTGATAGGCTAATTAGCCTGGAATTACGTGATGTTACAATTTCTTCCAAGTTGCTTGAAAGTTTAATCTCTCATTGCTTGTTGCTTGAGCAATTAGTGCTGCAGATCTCAAGTGCGTTAAGCGATGTCATTGGAATTAACGCTCCCATGCTGAGATCTTTTGACTTCACAGGCAGTATGAGTTCTATCTGTTTAAAACGTAGCCCTCTTCTGGCAAAACTTTCACTTATGCATAGGGAATATTATGTTGCGGCACGAAAAAGTGATATTGCCGAGTTTTTTGAGTCCTTTTCTGCTCTAGAATACCTCCACTTAAATGACATG TCCTTTGTTGCAGGAGCAGGTGAAATACCAACAAGGCTTTCGTTTAATCTTAACTGTGTCAAACATCTTCGCATATCTAGTATTTTTCTGGGTTGCTGGGATGAGGTTGCATGCGCTCTTTGTCTGATAAAAAGCTTTCCATATTTACAATATGTGGAAATTAAG GTGGAGCGCGATGACAATGATATACCAGCTCTAGAATGTCTTGACGTGGAACGTTTCTCAGATGTGTCATTTAATCACCTCAGGGAAGTTAAGCTAATACAAACTAATGGCACAATCCCTGAGATGCAGCTTATGAAGCTTTTGTTGGCCGTGTCTCCCGGGCTGGAGAGAATGCTAATCGAGCCATGTCTAGTTGAAGATTCTGCAGCTGTCAGATTACTCGCTGAGCTAACAAAATTTCAGCGGGCATCACCTGAAGCAGAAGTTGTCTATAACTTGGATAAGCATCCATATAACCGTCCTGTTTGA